The following coding sequences lie in one Oncorhynchus gorbuscha isolate QuinsamMale2020 ecotype Even-year linkage group LG10, OgorEven_v1.0, whole genome shotgun sequence genomic window:
- the LOC124045423 gene encoding GATA zinc finger domain-containing protein 14-like, which yields MNDITEQNVMNDITEQNNINDITEQNVMNDITEQSVMNDITEQNVMNDITEQNVMNDITEQNVMNDITEQNVMNDITEQSVMNDITEQNVMNDITEQNVMNDITEQNVMNDITEQNYINDITEQNVMNNITEQNVMNDITEQNYINNITEQNVMNNITEQNVMNDITEQNNINDITKQYVMNDITEQNNINNITEQSVMNDITEQSVMNDITEQSVMNDITEQNVMNDITEQNDMNNITDQNVMNNITEQNVMNDITEQNNINDITEQNVMNDITEQSVMNDVTEQNVMNDITEQNVMNDITEQNYINDITEQNVMNDITEQSVMNDITEQNVMNDITEQNVMNDITEQNVMNDITEQNVMNNITEQNDINNITEQNVMNNITEQKDRNNITDQKDRNNITEQKDMNNITEQNDMNNITEQNNINDITKQYVVNDITEQNNINNITEQSVMNDITEQSVMNDITEQSVMNDITEQNVMNDITEQNDINNITEQNVMNNITEQNVMNDITEQNNINDITEQNVMNDITEQSVMNDVTEQNVMNDITEQNVMNDITEQNYINDITEQNVMNDITEQSVMNDITEQNVMNDITEQNVMNDITEQNVMNDITEQNVMNDITEQNDINNITEQNVMNNITEQKDRNNITDQKDRNNITEQKDMNNITEQNDMNNITEQNDMNNITEQKDRNNITEQNDINDITAECYE from the coding sequence ATGAATGACATCACTGAGCAGAATGTTATGAACGACATCACTGAGCAGAATAATATAAACGACATCACTGAGCAGAATGTTATGAATGACATCACTGAACAGAGTGTTATGAATGACATCACTGAGCAGAATGTTATGAACGACATCACTGAGCAGAATGTTATGAACGACATCACTGAACAGAATGTTATGAATGACATCACTGAGCAGAATGTTATGAATGACATCACTGAACAGAGTGTTATGAATGACATCACTGAACAGAATGTTATGAACGACATCACTGAGCAGAATGTTATGAACGACATCACTGAGCAGAATGTTATGAACGACATCACTGAGCAGAATTATATAAATGACATCACTGAGCAGAATGTTATGAACAACATCACTGAGCAGAATGTTATGAACGACATCACTGAGCAGAATTATATAAACAACATCACTGAGCAGAATGTTATGAACAACATCACTGAGCAGAATGTTATGAACGACATCACTGAGCAGAATAATATAAACGACATCACTAAGCAGTATGTTATGAACGACATCACTGAGCAGAATAATATAAACAACATCACTGAGCAGAGTGTTATGAATGACATCACTGAGCAGAGTGTTATGAATGACATCACTGAGCAGAGTGTTATGAATGACATCACTGAGCAGAATGTTATGAATGACATCACTGAGCAGAATGATATGAACAACATCACTGATCAGAATGTTATGAACAACATCACTGAGCAGAATGTTATGAACGACATCACTGAGCAGAATAATATAAACGACATCACTGAGCAGAATGTTATGAATGACATCACTGAGCAGAGTGTTATGAATGACGTCACTGAGCAGAATGTTATGAATGACATCACTGAGCAGAATGTTATGAACGACATCACTGAGCAGAATTATATAAACGACATCACTGAGCAGAATGTTATGAATGACATCACTGAGCAGAGTGTTATGAATGACATCACTGAGCAGAATGTTATGAACGACATCACTGAGCAGAATGTTATGAACGACATCACTGAGCAGAATGTTATGAATGACATCACTGAGCAGAATGTTATGAACAACATCACTGAGCAGAATGATATTAACAACATCACTGAGCAGAATGTTATGAACAACATCACTGAGCAGAAAGATAGGAACAACATCACTGATCAGAAAGATAGGAACAATATCACTGAGCAGAAAGATATGAACAACATCACTGAGCAGAATGATATGAACAACATCACTGAGCAGAATAATATAAACGACATCACTAAGCAGTATGTTGTGAACGACATCACTGAGCAGAATAATATAAACAACATCACTGAGCAGAGTGTTATGAATGACATCACTGAGCAGAGTGTTATGAATGACATCACTGAGCAGAGTGTTATGAATGACATCACTGAGCAGAATGTTATGAATGACATCACTGAGCAGAATGATATTAACAACATCACTGAGCAGAATGTTATGAACAACATCACTGAGCAGAATGTTATGAACGACATCACTGAGCAGAATAATATAAACGACATCACTGAGCAGAATGTTATGAATGACATCACTGAGCAGAGTGTTATGAATGACGTCACTGAGCAGAATGTTATGAATGACATCACTGAGCAGAATGTTATGAACGACATCACTGAGCAGAATTATATAAACGACATCACTGAGCAGAATGTTATGAATGACATCACTGAGCAGAGTGTTATGAATGACATCACTGAGCAGAATGTTATGAACGACATCACTGAGCAGAATGTTATGAACGACATCACTGAGCAGAATGTTATGAATGACATCACTGAGCAGAATGTTATGAATGACATCACTGAGCAGAATGATATTAACAACATCACTGAGCAGAATGTTATGAACAACATCACTGAGCAGAAAGATAGGAACAACATCACTGATCAGAAAGATAGGAACAATATCACTGAGCAGAAAGATATGAACAACATCACTGAGCAGAATGATATGAACAACATCACTGAGCAGAATGATATGAACAACATCACTGAGCAGAAAGATAGGAACAACATCACTGAGCAGAATGATATaaatgacatcacagcagaatGTTATGAATGA